The sequence TTTCATCTCTTGATTTTTTACTGGCGTTGGATCGGGCAGATTATCTAAATCTAAAACACCAGCATATTTTGTAATCAGATTTGCAATTAAATCAGCCAGTCCATTCCAGTCACTATCCACAGACACCACTCCTTCCTTTACAAACTTTCTATAATCAAAATATGTTTTCTTCTATATTTTAAGTTTAACGACTTTGGTAGGTGCTTGGCAGCAACATAGGAATCTCACCTCCGCCTCTTATTCCAGACGAGCCGGCTTAAACTATTGAAGTATCATTATCACTACTTGTTTCATCGAACAGGTTGCCACATCTGTTTTTATGTATTCTTATTTATCGCTCGCTTTCTTGTTTCCTTGATTTCTCAGTATTCATAAAACCAAAATTTCTTTCAGCAGAAAGGTCATGGCGTAAGTCATAATCCTCCACAAGTAGATAAAGTCCTACCTTTGGTCTACTCAGTTGTCAAGGAACAATTATTTGAAAGAGACTTTTCTTTGTATTCTTTTCATTTGAAATAGGCAATCTTCACTATCATAAAAAAATACAGGAAGTCAAACTTCCCTTCACTTTACATAAGGACAGATTGACCCCCCTTGCTTACCAAATTTTTTAATTTATTTGATAAAATTTTTCGGTTTTCCATTAATTTTGTTTTTTATAATTTAAAAATCACGATATAAAAGCGACTAAGTTATTTTATTCTTAATCGCTTCAAAAATTATCTATATGTGCTTTACAAAGCTTTTTAATTCTTAAATGTCGGTTGCTTTTAATCGTTTACTTTTTTTACAATCTCCAGCTTGCAGCTCGTTCTCTTGCCTTGATAAATGCTGAATAAATTCCTTCTCTATTTATCAAATCGTTATGTTTGCCTTCTTGAACCAATTTACCGTCATCAATCACTAGTATCTGATCGGCTTTTTTCACAGTTGAAAGTCTATGAGCTATCGAAACTACAGTGTGTCCTTTGGACAATTCCTCAACCGCGGCCAAAATCTCATATTCATTTTCAGGATCAACGGAGCTGGTCGCTTCATCTAAAAGAATAATAGGTGCATTTTTAAGTAATGCTCTAGCAATAGAAATTCGTTGTTTTTCACCACCGGAAAGAGAACTGCCACCCTCACCTACCATGGTGTTATAGCCATCAGGAAGTTCCATAATAAAATTATGGCAACGAGCCTTTTTAGCAGCTTCCACTACTTCTTCATGACTTGCCTTAGGATTTGCAAAGCGAATATTATTCTCTATAGTATCTTGAAAAAGATAAACATTTTGGAAAACAAGTGAAAGATTTTTCAGTAAACTTTCTACTTTATAATCTCGTATATCCCTATTTCCTAATCTTATTTCACCACTGTCAACATCATAAAAACGAGAGATCAAATTGATTATTGTCGTTTTTCCGGATCCTGACGGTCCTACGATAGCTGTCTTTGACCCTTGTGGAATAGTAAATGAAAGGTCTTTTAAAACAGGCTTCCCTTTGTCGTAACTAAAGCTCACCTTATCAAAGACGATATCCTGATTTTCCATAACTTCCAAAGTCCCGTCACTTATTTCAGGAATATCTAAAACCTCATCCAAATATTGCATATTGGCAGGATTCTTAACCATGAGGATGGCTGCATTTTCAAGTTGTTTTAAACCGCCGAAAATCATAAAGCCAGCAGCTGAAACAGTAAGCGCTTGTGGTAATAAAACTTCCCCTTTCGTATAAAGATAACAAGAAAATAATGTAACAAGTAGACTCGAAAGATTAATAACAGTAGAAAAAATTCTTGCATAAATAACAAAGACGATTTCAAAATGTACTTGAGAGAGTCTAAGTTCTTCAGAAGCATTTTTCAATTTAGAATGTATTTCTTCAACAACACCTTCATCTGCAAACGGAAAACTGCGAAGCACAGGAATCCCGCTAATGCTATCGACTAACGCATCACCCACCTTTGTAATAGCTGCATGCTCACGTGCAACCTCTTTTTTTGCTTGATTAATCATAAGAGACATGCATAACCAAATAAGAATTAAACAAATTAAAGTTAAAAATCCAATTTTAGTATTTACACCGAACATCCCAACCAACAGAAAAAAGGATATTGAAATGCCTGAAACAGCAAAGTCGATACTCATTGCAGAGTAATTTTCAAGACTCTTCATAACATTGGTAAATGCCGCCATAATTCTTGATAGGCTTTGTTCTGCAAAATATCCCATAGGCGCCTTTTTAAGTTTTTCGCCAACTGCAAGTCTGTAGTCTTTGAAAATGCCAAAGAAAACACCGTCACTAAGACCACTTTTCGCCCAGCCTGTCAAAAAATTAAAAAGAAAGGAAGCAAAAAGCACTCCGAAAATTGTCCAAATATGCTCCCATGTAGTTTCATTCATCCAACCGAATGCAAGAAAGAGAGCGAAAAATCCAAACAGCATTGAAGCATTTTGCAGAAAAATAAGAAAAATTCCTGCCTTAAGACGATTTTTATACTGTCCAGCCAGTTTGAATGATAATCTTATAAACTCCATGTCTTATTCCTCCCCTAAATATTGTTTCCACAGGCTTGCATAAAGTGGCTCTTCCATCAGTTCTTCATGTTTACCCTTGGCTATAATTTGACCTTTATCGATTAGAATTATTTGGTGTGCCTGCTTGATTGTATTTAACCTATGAGCAACCATCACAAGATTTTTCCCCTTTACGAGATTCGATATTGCTTCTTGGATGAGAGCTTCGTTTTCCGGATCGGCATAAGCTGTTGCCTCATCCAAAATAATGGTTGATGCAGGTTTCAAAATTGCTCTTGCAAGAGTTATTCTCTGTCTTTCACCGCCCGACATTGCTCCTCCTGCTTCTCCTGCTTTTGTATCATACCCTTTAGGAAGTGCCATAATAAAGTCATGGCAATGAGCAGCTTTTGCTGCCGCAATAATTTCATCTTCGGATGCATTAGGCTTTCCAAGACGAATATTATCTCTAATACTTACATCGAAAAGAAAATTATCTTGTGAAACGTAAGAAATCTCTTCAGCAAGCTGTTTAAATGAAATATTCTTTGTATCAACATTACCAATGGAAATTTTACCCGATGACTGATCCCAAAAGCCTGCTAAAAGCTTTGCAATTGTAGATTTTCCGCCACCTGAAGGTCCGACAAGTGCAGTCACTTCTCCGGGGCTTGTTTCAAAAGAAATATTATGCAATACCTCAGTTCCGTCATGATAAGAAAAACTTACATTATCAAATTTTATTCCCTTTCCCCTATCTATAGTAACTTTATTTTCTGCATCAGGACGTTTTTGATCAGGCATATCAAGTAATTCTTGTATGGATACCCAAGTATTGGAAGCCATCTGAAAAAGTTCAAAGCTCATCATGATTGCAAAAGCTTGTGGAAGGATAGCAATTGGCAGAATAAGTGATAAAAGCAATGTTTCAATGCCTATTTGCCCGTTCCCATATAAATAGAAAGCTAAAGGTAAACTCACTATCTGTGGTGTCATCATTGCAGCCGTCATAAGTGCTTTGCCAAACCAACTTTGCTTCCACCATTTCATCGTTGAAAAATGATAGAATTTTACCGCATCTGCAAACTTTCCATACGAAACTTTGTCTTGTGCAAATGCTTTGATTACAGGAATTCCACGAACATACTCCGCACTTCTGTCAGCAACATTAGCATAACTTGATAGCCACACCGCCATTCTACTACGGTATTTATACATCATTGTAATCATCGCTAAAAAAACAATTGGTAGCGGCACAAATATTGATAATCCTATACGCCAATCTAAATAAAACAAAATAACTGTGCAGAGTATCGGATGCAAAAGCCTACTAGGTAGTTCAGGCATCAAATGGGCTACCCAGTCTTCCATATCTGCTACTCGATCCATGATTATTACCTTAATTTTACCTACAGGATTATCCACCAAGTACCCCATTGGAATTACCTTTAATTTTTCAAACAAAGTCTGTCTAAGTTTTGCAAGTATGGAAAAAGAGGTTTTATGTGAAATAGTTGTGCTAAATCCTGTAAATATAAAGTAAAGGAGCAGTGATCCTATTGCAAAAAAAGCATATTTCAATAGTGCATGAAAGCCGACCGGATTACTCCCGGCATTTTTTATAAGCCATCCTGCTGCATAAGCACTAAAAAAATAGGTAGAAAAACTAAAAAGCTCTCCAATGCAGGCAAAAATAACAGAAATTCGCATCCTACCCTTATACTCAGGTGCTACACTCATAAGTGCTTTATTTAAACCACCCATACTGATTTTAGGTTTTTTTTCGCTTTGCTCTACATCACTTTCGATTCGCTGCATAATCTCATCAGGAACATCCAAGTTTAAACTCTCTACCTCTTTTATTAAATTTTTATTTTGCTTGAGTTTCTTGCTGTCCGAAGCAGAGCAAATCAACTCATCATTTTTTTTCTTCATTAACTCATCTCCTTTTCAGTTAGCTTATACTAACTATTAGTTTAAAAAAAATTACCTTATTTTACCTTTTTCATAACTATCAATAAACAGCTTTATTATTTCTATAAAAAACTCTCTATTATTTATAAAGCTATCCCTTGCCCCATCTAAGATTTCACAACCTAGTATAACTGTATTCATAAAAAATATTAAAAAGTCATTTGTGAGATATTCGCACCCATCTTTCTTTGCAACTTTAACTCCTATATATGTAGCCTTTAAGGATTCTTCGACCAAAATTGGGAACAAATTCTTTAGGTCATCATTGTTTTTCGTAGCCTGAAGATATATGGCATATACGCTCATGAGTTCACTTTCATCAAGTACTTTATCGACAATCATATGTGCTACAGCGTTAGCATCTAGCTCTCCCGAATACTCTGCCAGAACTTCATTAATCTTGTCGACTCGATAAGCCATACCTTCTCGCATTAAATCATGTAATATCTCAACTTTATTTTTGTAATGGTAATACACACCTCCTCGAGAAAGCGAGGTTTCAACAATAATATCTTCCATTACCGTGTCAGCAAAACCCTTCCTTAAAAAAACCTTTTTAGCTGCATTTAATATTTCTTTTTTTCTGATTTGACTGGCTTTCTGTTTTTTCCCTTCCAAAATATATACCTCTCTTTGTAAACAAAACTGACAAAACTGTCAGTTTTATTGTAGCATAATTTTAAGTTAGTGTCAACTAATTTTTTCGGAATACACTTTATAGTGATTTGTAATATGAAATGCAACAAATAAATAAAATAATCCATGGCTAATCTGATAAAGTGTTACTACCCACAAAAACACAAAGTAGAAGCCATGGATTAAGTATGATGAAAATCCCACGGTCCATTCAGATCGTGGATGTCACTACCGTTGGCCGGGTTGGATTCAGCGTATGGATGAGGCGGGCCTTACTCGCTCTATGTCTAAAAAAGGCTGTACTGGCGACAATGCTGCTTGTGAAGGCTTTTTTGGAAGACTAAAAAAAAAGAGATGTTTTACAATAAGGATTCGCCAGGAGTCAACATATTTGAATTCATGCAGGAGCTTAATGATTATATTTCTTGGTATAATGAAGAGCGTATTAAAACGTCATTGGGAAATCTTAGTCCTGTAGAGTATAGGAGAAAACTTGGATTTGCTGCATAAAAACTGTCCAACTTTTTGTCCGCACCCCCGTACCTTTTTTAAATTTTATTCGTTTATTTCACCAGCAATATCTATATATTCTTTTAATTTTCGTTGTAATAAATTCTTGTCTATCAATTTTAGACAATTCATCTTCACCTATTTATATATCCAAATGGTGCTCTGTATTAAGTTTGGATAATAGAGTTACCGTCTCAACATGTGCTGTAATCGTTGCAAGGGCAGCACCTTCAATGGCGTATTCACCCATAACTGTCATTAAAATCGGATCAAGAATGATATTCAGTAAAGCTCCAAGTCCCATTATCATCATGGCTTTTTTCATTAGACCTTCGCCACGCATAACCATGTTTGCGGACTGTGTAAAATTTACAAAGAGGGAACCGATAAAGATTACTCTTAGGTATCTGATACCATAAGCTTTGATCTCGGTCAGGTGCAGGAAATAGTCGCTGTCCATCGTGAGAAAGCCACCGTCCCGCAGGGTTGCTACTACATGGCACACACTGGGCTTTGACACCTCCATGTGCCGAGCCACATCTACGGAGCGTACCATGCCGAGTTTCTTTTGAAGAACAAGAATGGTTTCCAGATAGTACTCCCCGGACGCATGAAGTTTCATTAAGACCTCCCTTATGCAGATAATTTCTGTTCGGCGTTCCACATGGCCGCATACTTTCCGCCTTTAGCCAGCAATTCATCGTGAGTACCGGCTTCAGCAATCTTTCCGCCAGATACCACAAGGATTTGATCTGCATTTTTGACGATGGAAAGGGTATGAGCAATCATTACCACAGTCTTTTTCTCTTTCAGCAGATTGGCGATGGCCTGCTTTACTGCCAGTTCGTTCTCGATGTCAAGGGACGCCGTTGCTTCATCCAAAAGCAGGATCGGGCTGTTTTTCAGGATAGCGCGGGCGATTGAAATTCGCTGACGCTCACCACCCGAGAGAAGGTTTCCGTTTTCGCCGGTCGGCGTATCGTATCCCTTTTCCATCTTGCGGATGAAGCCGTCACAATTAGCCTCCCGGCAGGCAGCCTCGATTTCCTCGTCCGTGGCATTGGGGCGGGCGTGCCGGA comes from Fenollaria sporofastidiosus and encodes:
- a CDS encoding TetR/AcrR family transcriptional regulator, with product MEGKKQKASQIRKKEILNAAKKVFLRKGFADTVMEDIIVETSLSRGGVYYHYKNKVEILHDLMREGMAYRVDKINEVLAEYSGELDANAVAHMIVDKVLDESELMSVYAIYLQATKNNDDLKNLFPILVEESLKATYIGVKVAKKDGCEYLTNDFLIFFMNTVILGCEILDGARDSFINNREFFIEIIKLFIDSYEKGKIR
- a CDS encoding ABC transporter ATP-binding protein is translated as MEFIRLSFKLAGQYKNRLKAGIFLIFLQNASMLFGFFALFLAFGWMNETTWEHIWTIFGVLFASFLFNFLTGWAKSGLSDGVFFGIFKDYRLAVGEKLKKAPMGYFAEQSLSRIMAAFTNVMKSLENYSAMSIDFAVSGISISFFLLVGMFGVNTKIGFLTLICLILIWLCMSLMINQAKKEVAREHAAITKVGDALVDSISGIPVLRSFPFADEGVVEEIHSKLKNASEELRLSQVHFEIVFVIYARIFSTVINLSSLLVTLFSCYLYTKGEVLLPQALTVSAAGFMIFGGLKQLENAAILMVKNPANMQYLDEVLDIPEISDGTLEVMENQDIVFDKVSFSYDKGKPVLKDLSFTIPQGSKTAIVGPSGSGKTTIINLISRFYDVDSGEIRLGNRDIRDYKVESLLKNLSLVFQNVYLFQDTIENNIRFANPKASHEEVVEAAKKARCHNFIMELPDGYNTMVGEGGSSLSGGEKQRISIARALLKNAPIILLDEATSSVDPENEYEILAAVEELSKGHTVVSIAHRLSTVKKADQILVIDDGKLVQEGKHNDLINREGIYSAFIKARERAASWRL
- a CDS encoding ABC transporter ATP-binding protein — encoded protein: MKKKNDELICSASDSKKLKQNKNLIKEVESLNLDVPDEIMQRIESDVEQSEKKPKISMGGLNKALMSVAPEYKGRMRISVIFACIGELFSFSTYFFSAYAAGWLIKNAGSNPVGFHALLKYAFFAIGSLLLYFIFTGFSTTISHKTSFSILAKLRQTLFEKLKVIPMGYLVDNPVGKIKVIIMDRVADMEDWVAHLMPELPSRLLHPILCTVILFYLDWRIGLSIFVPLPIVFLAMITMMYKYRSRMAVWLSSYANVADRSAEYVRGIPVIKAFAQDKVSYGKFADAVKFYHFSTMKWWKQSWFGKALMTAAMMTPQIVSLPLAFYLYGNGQIGIETLLLSLILPIAILPQAFAIMMSFELFQMASNTWVSIQELLDMPDQKRPDAENKVTIDRGKGIKFDNVSFSYHDGTEVLHNISFETSPGEVTALVGPSGGGKSTIAKLLAGFWDQSSGKISIGNVDTKNISFKQLAEEISYVSQDNFLFDVSIRDNIRLGKPNASEDEIIAAAKAAHCHDFIMALPKGYDTKAGEAGGAMSGGERQRITLARAILKPASTIILDEATAYADPENEALIQEAISNLVKGKNLVMVAHRLNTIKQAHQIILIDKGQIIAKGKHEELMEEPLYASLWKQYLGEE